In Prunus dulcis chromosome 1, ALMONDv2, whole genome shotgun sequence, the following are encoded in one genomic region:
- the LOC117615669 gene encoding anthranilate phosphoribosyltransferase, translating to MKALLNPEPSAFTSISSISTAKPRNLTHSHTQAFLKLPANNGHFSNGRRLALTTRATLDSVRIDQSGISETDIRNPTVSSSYRSSNLPKPNQTVLDAQARVCTGPTQTRPLGEDQAFKVLDTIYRSVKGELIDEEPVSKSQLGAFFAAMAIRANAFPEGTQWSEGESRAMNQFWPLLVRALPADVVFIADPEGSLMGTGSSIGPQFVGNGTREMRLVGVLREVLAGGHLGFEEVQGVLRDVLPLKSMEDGTSTGVSEALLSALLIGQRMNRETDRELKAYCLAFDDELGATPIADVKSLTHYGEPYDGNTRFFRSTLFVAAVRSCYAESSLLHGVEWMPPKGGVTEEQMLKFMGANTSLTPLQAKILLEDDEIGFAYISQREARPSLYSLVKLREHIKKRPPLATTEKVQQFVKARGKEAIVTGFYHEGYEEPLLMLMKRRGVNSGLVVKGEEGALSMTTRLRSVNSSKGIPVNYCSGFRSLSMASACEVDGVSRESFSLEVNARDYGFEPTDTPRTDRSVSKNIELGLTALRGNKGPAYDRIVLNAGMVDHLLGCDGAEDIYVALDRAREAIDSGKALKRLLDYIKISNEVG from the exons ATGAAAGCTCTTCTCAATCCAGAACCTTCCGCTTTCACCTCCATATCTTCCATTTCCACCGCTAAACCTCGAAACCTCACTCACTCTCATACCCAAGCATTCCTCAAGCTCCCTGCAAACAACGGCCACTTTTCCAACGGAAGAAGACTTGCCTTGACCACCAGAGCCACATTGGACTCGGTCAGGATCGATCAATCAGGGATTTCAGAGACCGATATCCGAAATCCGACGGTTTCTTCGTCGTATCGGAGCTCTAATCTTCCGAAGCCGAACCAGACGGTGCTGGACGCTCAGGCTAGGGTTTGCACCGGCCCCACCCAGACCAGACCTCTCGGAGAAGACCAGGCCTTCAAGGTTCTCGACACCATATACAGATCAGTCAAGGGTGAGCTGATAGATGAAGAGCCGGTGTCGAAATCACAGCTCGGAGCATTTTTCGCGGCGATGGCAATTCGCGCTAATGCTTTTCCGGAAGGGACGCAGTGGAGCGAAGGCGAGAGTCGCGCAATGAACCAGTTCTGGCCGCTTCTGGTTCGAGCCCTTCCGGCGGACGTGGTGTTCATAGCCGACCCGGAAGGCTCGTTAATGGGCACGGGAAGCTCAATTGGGCCCCAATTTGTCGGTAACGGCACTAGGGAGATGAGATTGGTCGGTGTCCTCCGGGAGGTTTTGGCCGGCGGCCACCTTGGATTTGAAGAAGTTCAAGGTGTTCTGCGAGATGTTCTTCCATTGAAATCAATGGAGGATGGGACGTCCACAGGTGTAAGTGAAGCATTGCTTTCGGCATTGTTGATAGGCCAGCGTATGAACAGAGAAACTGACCGCGAGTTGAAAGCTTACTGCCTGGCATTTGATGATGAACTTG GTGCCACTCCAATTGCTGATGTTAAGTCTCTCACTCATTATGGCGAACCTTATGATGGAAACACACGTTTCTTTAGGAGCACATTGTTTGTTGCTGCGGTTCGATCTTGCTATGCTGAATCTTCCTTGCTTCATGGCGTGGAATGGATGCCACCTAAG gGAGGTGTTACTGAAGAACAAATGCTTAAGTTTATGGGGGCAAATACAAGCCTAACCCCATTGCAGGCAAAAATACTTCTTGAG GATGACGAAATTGGTTTTGCCTATATAAGCCAACGTGAAGCCCGCCCTTCTCT GTATTCATTAGTTAAGTTGAGAGAGCATATTAAGAAACGCCCCCCACTGGCAACAACCGAAAAGGTTCAGCAATTTGTGAAG GCCCGTGGGAAGGAAGCAATTGTTACTGGATTTTATCATGAAGGTTATGAGGAGCCGCTCTTAATGCTTATGAAAAGAAGAGGTGTTAATTCTGGCTTGGTTGTGAAG GGTGAGGAAGGAGCCCTCTCAATGACAACGAGATTACGATCAGTAAATTCATCAAAAGGAATTCCTGTAAACTACTGTTCAGGGTTCCGCTCACTGAGCATGGCATCTGCTTGTGAAGTTGATG GGGTTTCACGCGAGAGTTTTAGTCTAGAGGTTAATGCCAGAGACTATGGTTTTGAACCCACTGACACTCCTAGAACTGATAGATCG GTCTCGAAGAATATAGAGTTGGGCTTAACAGCACTTCGTGGTAACAAGGGACCAGCTTATGATAGAATAGTCTTAAATGCTGGAATGGTTGATCACTTACTTGGATGTGATGGTGCAGAAGACATATATGTGGCCCTAGATAGAGCCAGAGAAGCTATTGACAGTGGAAAGGCTCTAAAAAGGCTCTTGGATTACATAAAGATATCTAACGAAGTGGGATAG
- the LOC117615261 gene encoding protein POOR HOMOLOGOUS SYNAPSIS 1-like: protein MAGTLAFLTRKRRENKPVKMALSDARERWEVHFSRFFGYPPISSTCPDLVPLPTKVRNRRPACNWVSSSLPALLQLVHDHSISEVLLTVCFSGKVLEEHYVSKLQFVWPQVSCNPGFPARGTRAVFISYRDCVGEVQKFALRFLSVDEAQRFMNSLKEIFNTGRDIEPLNIDLGSEISAESEFMSSNIPLSRVSTDLNIMPPSQTCTTQISPSLNNQAKPYSRTQEVKNIHNFQRNFPAFPPGFTSLPSDCHPAVEQGEAKSTVSEAVNLNSQILPPSFTSWLSNSHPVVEQVAAQSTVSQEVVSQEVNLISQLARYGRDASFQDMLTKMERVIHEMGGDLTL, encoded by the exons ATGGCAGGCACTCTTGCTTTCTTAACAAGGAAACGCAGAGAGAATAAGCCGGTGAAAATGGCTTTGAGCGACGCTAGAGAGCGGTGGGAGGTCCATTTCTCTCGCTTCTTCGGCTACCCTCCTATCAGCTCCACGTGTCCCGATCTCGTCCCTCTGCCTACCAAGGTCAGAAATCGACGCCCAGCTTGCAACTGGGTCTCCTCCTCCCTCCCAGCTCTTCTCCAGCTTGTTCACGACCACTCCATCTCCGAAGTCCTCCTCACTGTGTGTTTCAGTGGCAAGGTTCTG GAGGAGCACTATGTTTCCAAGCTACAGTTTGTCTGGCCTCAGGTCTCATGCAACCCTGGATTTCCTGCCAGGGGTACTCGAGCCGTGTTTATCAGCTACAGAGATTGTGTGGGCGAG GTCCAGAAATTTGCTTTGCGATTTTTGTCAGTCGATGAGGCACAGAGATTCATGAATTCCTTGAAG GAGATCTTCAACACAGGGAGAGATATTGAACCTCTCAATATTGACTTGGGATCTGAAATTTCAGCAGAGTCTGAGTTCATGTCTTCTAATATACCCCTCAGCCG GGTTTCCACAGACTTGAATATCATGCCTCCGTCTCAGACTTGTACTACTCAAATATCACCAAGCTTAAATAATCAAGCTAAGCCATACTCGCGTACTCaggaagtgaaaaatattCATAACTTCCAGAGAAACTTTCCAGCCTTTCCTCCAGGTTTCACCTCATTGCCGAGTGACTGTCACCCTGCTGTTGAACaag GGGAAGCAAAATCAACTGTATCAGAGGCAGTCAATCTCAACTCCCAAATCTTGCCTCCTAGTTTCACCTCATGGCTTAGCAACTCTCACCCTGTTGTAGAACAAG TGGCAGCACAATCAACTGTATCGCAGGAAGTCGTATCACAAGAAGTCAATCTCATATCCCAACTTGCg AGATATGGGAGAGATGCTTCCTTCCAAG ATATGTTGACTAAAATGGAGAGAGTTATCCATGAAATGGGGGGTGATTTGACACTGTAG
- the LOC117616613 gene encoding protein POOR HOMOLOGOUS SYNAPSIS 1-like isoform X1, with protein MDPNQGGEKKQRRKRKSLKEMARSLAVVPCESVQSVQTKPTTATVSAVREQWEVHFALFFPYPPPPITPTCPDLVPLDPKYRRRRPLDRWISSCSLARLQLARDHSNSEVVLTVGFADKILEEHYVSKLHFIWPQVSCMSGFPARGTRAIFVSYRDCSEEIQKFGFRFLSLHEAEKFMNALKGICKEGMDTEPVNTDVGSQISSESELTSFNRPLNPACKDLTTMTPVQTYTPKISPSLLNNEAEQYSCTQEFTPIDNFQSNFAALPPSFTSFLSNCGPVVEQVVTQPTGSQEVDLKSQIARYMEDASFQDMLFQVEKVISEIGGDSML; from the exons ATGGACCCAAACCAAGGCGGAGAgaagaaacagagaagaaagagaaagagccTGAAAGAAATGGCCCGCTCTCTGGCTGTGGTACCATGCGAAAGCGTACAGTCGGTTCAGACGAAGCCGACGACGGCGACTGTGAGCGCCGTTAGGGAGCAGTGGGAGGTCCACTTCGCTCTCTTCTTCCCTTATCCTCCTCCTCCGATCACCCCCACGTGTCCCGATCTCGTACCTCTGGATCCCAAGTACAGAAGGCGACGGCCACTTGACCGCTGGATCTCTTCCTGCTCCTTAGCTCGGCTCCAACTTGCTCGCGATCACTCCAACTCCGAAGTCGTCCTCACCGTCGGTTTCGCGGACAAGATTCTG GAGGAGCACTATGTTTCCAAGCTACATTTTATCTGGCCTCAGGTTTCATGCATGTCTGGATTTCCTGCCAGGGGTACCAGAGCCATCTTTGTCAGCTACAGAGATTGTTCGGAAGAG ATCCAGAAATTTGGTTTTCGATTTTTGTCTCTCCATGAGGCTGAGAAATTCATGAATGCTTTGAAG GGTATCTGCAAGGAAGGGATGGATACTGAACCTGTTAATACTGACGTTGGATCTCAAATTTCATCAGAGTCTGAGCTCACGTCCTTTAATAGACCCCTCAATCC GGCTTGCAAGGACTTGACTACCATGACTCCTGTTCAGACTTATACGCCTAAAATATCACCCAGCTTGTTGAATAATGAAGCTGAGCAATACTCATGCACTCAAGAATTCACGCCTATCGATAACTTCCAGAGCAACTTTGCAGCCTTGCCTCCAAGTTTCACCTCATTTCTGAGCAACTGTGGCCCTGTTGTTGAACAAG TGGTAACACAACCAACTGGATCACAGGAAGTCGATCTCAAATCCCAAATCGCG AGATATATGGAAGATGCTTCCTTCCAAG ATATGTTGTTTCAAGTGGAGAAAGTTATCAGTGAAATAGGAGGCGATTCGATGCTGTGA
- the LOC117616613 gene encoding protein POOR HOMOLOGOUS SYNAPSIS 1-like isoform X2, with product MARSLAVVPCESVQSVQTKPTTATVSAVREQWEVHFALFFPYPPPPITPTCPDLVPLDPKYRRRRPLDRWISSCSLARLQLARDHSNSEVVLTVGFADKILEEHYVSKLHFIWPQVSCMSGFPARGTRAIFVSYRDCSEEIQKFGFRFLSLHEAEKFMNALKGICKEGMDTEPVNTDVGSQISSEACKDLTTMTPVQTYTPKISPSLLNNEAEQYSCTQEFTPIDNFQSNFAALPPSFTSFLSNCGPVVEQVVTQPTGSQEVDLKSQIARYMEDASFQDMLFQVEKVISEIGGDSML from the exons ATGGCCCGCTCTCTGGCTGTGGTACCATGCGAAAGCGTACAGTCGGTTCAGACGAAGCCGACGACGGCGACTGTGAGCGCCGTTAGGGAGCAGTGGGAGGTCCACTTCGCTCTCTTCTTCCCTTATCCTCCTCCTCCGATCACCCCCACGTGTCCCGATCTCGTACCTCTGGATCCCAAGTACAGAAGGCGACGGCCACTTGACCGCTGGATCTCTTCCTGCTCCTTAGCTCGGCTCCAACTTGCTCGCGATCACTCCAACTCCGAAGTCGTCCTCACCGTCGGTTTCGCGGACAAGATTCTG GAGGAGCACTATGTTTCCAAGCTACATTTTATCTGGCCTCAGGTTTCATGCATGTCTGGATTTCCTGCCAGGGGTACCAGAGCCATCTTTGTCAGCTACAGAGATTGTTCGGAAGAG ATCCAGAAATTTGGTTTTCGATTTTTGTCTCTCCATGAGGCTGAGAAATTCATGAATGCTTTGAAG GGTATCTGCAAGGAAGGGATGGATACTGAACCTGTTAATACTGACGTTGGATCTCAAATTTCATCAGA GGCTTGCAAGGACTTGACTACCATGACTCCTGTTCAGACTTATACGCCTAAAATATCACCCAGCTTGTTGAATAATGAAGCTGAGCAATACTCATGCACTCAAGAATTCACGCCTATCGATAACTTCCAGAGCAACTTTGCAGCCTTGCCTCCAAGTTTCACCTCATTTCTGAGCAACTGTGGCCCTGTTGTTGAACAAG TGGTAACACAACCAACTGGATCACAGGAAGTCGATCTCAAATCCCAAATCGCG AGATATATGGAAGATGCTTCCTTCCAAG ATATGTTGTTTCAAGTGGAGAAAGTTATCAGTGAAATAGGAGGCGATTCGATGCTGTGA
- the LOC117616612 gene encoding peroxidase 5-like, with protein sequence MEMSLATIIFTFTFTFCTIFIIPCSEAAEKGQGNGLHVGFYGLRCPNAEQIVADVVSKAVEADQKLPAAFIRLFSHDCFVKGCDASILLDSTPSHEPVEIQSPANVGMRGLEVIDEIKARLEAECPETVSCADILAFAAREAVALAGLPRHKVPAGRRDSRTSRATDVTLPAPATPLNEIIEYFSRRGMTSDEMVVLSGAHSIGAVHCSFFDYRLYNYDQTQAQDPALDRFYAANLSQQCPAPNTLPEAEAKNRVVDFDPITPLVLDNQYYANLMQGKALLQSDQALVTDPRTKAMVISMAASADSWTQRFVRAMIKMGRINVLTGENGEIRKNCRAFNPL encoded by the exons ATGGAGATGAGTCTGGCGACAATAATCTTCACCTTCACCTTCACTTTTTGCACTATCTTTATCATTCCTTGTTCGGAGGCAGCTGAGAAAGGCCAAGGCAACGGCTTGCATGTTGGATTTTATGGACTCAGATGTCCCAATGCGGAGCAAATTGTGGCTGACGTTGTGTCCAAGGCTGTGGAGGCAGACCAAAAGCTCCCCGCTGCCTTTATTCGACTCTTTTCCCATGATTGCTTTGTCAAG GGGTGCGATGCCTCAATTCTGTTGGATTCAACGCCCTCGCATGAGCCTGTTGAGATTCAATCACCAGCCAATGTTGGGATGAGAGGTTTGGAAGTCATTGATGAGATCAAGGCCAGGCTAGAGGCAGAGTGTCCAGAAACCGTCTCTTGCGCTGACATTTTAGCATTTGCTGCTCGGGAAGCCGTGGCTCTCGCCGGCCTACCACGTCACAAAGTCCCCGCAGGCCGTCGCGACAGCCGTACTTCCCGCGCTACTGACGTCACCCTTCCTGCTCCTGCAACACCTCTCAACGAGATCATAGAGTACTTCAGCAGAAGAGGCATGACTTCTGACGAAATGGTTGTCTTGTCTGGTGCACACTCCATTGGCGCTGTCCACTGCAGCTTCTTTGATTACAGGCTGTACAATTACGACCAAACTCAAGCCCAAGACCCTGCCCTGGACCGGTTCTATGCTGCTAATCTGTCTCAACAGTGCCCTGCACCCAACACATTGCCTGAAGCCGAGGCCAAAAACAGGGTTGTCGACTTCGATCCCATAACACCACTCGTCCTGGACAACCAATACTATGCGAACCTGATGCAAGGGAAAGCCTTGCTTCAATCGGATCAGGCTCTGGTTACTGATCCTCGCACCAAAGCTATGGTGATAAGCATGGCTGCTAGTGCTGATTCTTGGACTCAAAGATTTGTTAGGGCCATGATTAAGATGGGGAGAATCAATGTTCTCACTGGAGAGAATGGAGAGATAAGGAAAAACTGCCGGGCCTTTAACCCACTATAG